GTTTGCGGCCGGACCGGTGCTGGGCGGCGGGCAGCCGGTGGGCGCGGTGACGGTGGCGCCGGGGGTGTTCTGAGCGTCCGACACGCCGGATGCGGCCCGGACCACACGCCGAGTGGGTGTGGGAACAGTCCGACCGAGCCTGTACTGTTGGGGGCACGAAACACACCTGATTCCGGGGCCGCCGTCTTCGGCCGCCCCGCTTCTTACTGCAAGGGGGTCCGCCATGGGGCGAGGCCGGCAGAAGGCTAAGCAGACCAAGGTCGCGCGGGAGCTCAAGTACCACACCTCGTCGATCGACGTACATGCCTTGCAGCGCGAACTCACGGGCGGGACGCAGTACCAACCGCACCCCCCGGTCGCCGAAGCCGACGAGGATGACGACGACGACCCCTACGCCCTGTACTCCAAGTACGTGGCCGACGAGGACGACGACGCCACCCCGGGGTACGCGAGCGGCCGTCGCTGACGGCTGTCTCTGGTCGTGAGGCTGGTCACCACCAGCCTTTGCGCTTCGACCAGATGAGCAGGGATATCGACATCGCCAGCATGATCGTCAGCAGGATGGCGAGCTGCCCGTAGTGGGTCTCGTCGTTGACGATCACGTTCATGCCATAGATCGAGGACAGCGCGGTGATCGGCAGCGTCACCGCCGCGATCACCGCCAGTCGCTCGGCCGCAATGGTCATCTTGGTGTTCGTTCGCGCCTGGTAGAACTCGATGGTGCCGACCAGATACTCCTTCTGGCCGTGCGCCATCGACCGCAGCCGCTCGAACTGGTCGACGCTGTCCTCCAGGAGCAGTTCGCCGGCCGGGCCGAACGCCTCGATCTTGGCCATCCGGGCGTAGACCTCGCGGCTCAGTGAGGCGATCGTCTCGACCGCGAGCAGGCCGTGCCGAGCCCGGAACATCTCCTCCAGGAACTGCTCGGCGTCGCCCAGGTGGCCCCCGGTCACCCGCTGCTCCAGTCCCCAGACCTCCTGGGTGAGCGAGGCGATCATCGTCCGCAGCCGGCCGGTTAGCGACGAGGTCAACCCGTGCGAGAGCTCGTAGGCGGCCGTCGGCCGCAGCCGGCCCGACTCCAGGCGATGGATCAGCGACGAGGTCTCCACCGTCGCCGCCGCCGGGTCGACCGCCGGGTTGAGCGGGCCGTGCGTGGTGACCAGGAAGTTCGTCCCGATGAACTGGTCGAGCTCGACGAAGTGCACGTGCCCGCCGTGCCCCGGATGCGGGGCGTGTAGGACCAGGAAGACGTGGCCCGGGTAGACGTGGACCTTGGGCACCTGATTGCGTTCCCGGCAGTCCCGGATGGCCAGCGGATGGAACCCGAAGACCTCGGTCAGCACCTGCTCGGCCTGGGCGTCCCAGGTCGGGACGTCCACCCAGGTGACGCCGTCGGTCCGGGCCAGCAGCTGCGGCAGCTCGGCCACTGCATGCTCGGTCAGCACCGGCCCGTCGTCAGCGACTGACGTTCGCACGAACCTGACGTCCACGACGCCTCCCCAAGTGCCTGGTGCCGGACGCCGTGACCCGGCACGGCCGGGACCAGTGTGCCCCCGCGGTATCAGAAGCGGGTGTTCGGCATCTGTTCCAGGGCAGCCGAACCCGACAGGGGGAACCTATGGGACTTCTCGCCGCCGTCGGGGAACCGACGCCCTCGCCCGATGCCCGGCCCGCCGAGCCGGACGCCACCCCCGTCCTGCGGGTGGACTGTGCCGTCGTGCAGGCCCGGTACCGGCGGTTGGCCGCCGTCCTGCCCGGCGTCGACCTGCACTATGCGGTCAAGGCCAATCCGAGCCCGCCGGTTCTGCGTACCCTGGCCGGTCTCGGCGCGCGGTGGGACGTGGCCAGCCCGGGTGAGATCGAGGCGGTTCTGGCGGTCGATCCGGATCCCCGCCACCTCTCGTACGGCAACCCGATCAAGAAGTCGAGCGACATCGCCGCGGCCGCCCGTCGCGGCGTGCGCCGCTACACCGTGGACAGCCCGGCCGAGCTGGCCAAGGTCAGCGCGCACGCGCCCGGCGCGCAGATCCTGGTCCGGCTGAGCACGTCCGGGGCCGGCGCCGACTGGCCGTTGGGCGGCAAGTTCGGCTGCCCGGAGCGGGAGGCGCGGACCCTGCTGCGCACCGCGGCCGCGGCCGGCCACGAGGTCGGGATCAGCTTCCACGTCGGCACCCAGCAGCGTGATCCCGGGGCCTGGGACGGGCCGCTGGCCGCCGCCGGCCGGCTGG
This genomic window from Nakamurella multipartita DSM 44233 contains:
- a CDS encoding type III PLP-dependent enzyme, which translates into the protein MGLLAAVGEPTPSPDARPAEPDATPVLRVDCAVVQARYRRLAAVLPGVDLHYAVKANPSPPVLRTLAGLGARWDVASPGEIEAVLAVDPDPRHLSYGNPIKKSSDIAAAARRGVRRYTVDSPAELAKVSAHAPGAQILVRLSTSGAGADWPLGGKFGCPEREARTLLRTAAAAGHEVGISFHVGTQQRDPGAWDGPLAAAGRLDRGLRGAGARLSTVNLGGGFPAGMLGRTQSAARYGQAIRDAVRRAFGAQPPALMAEPGRFLVADAGTLVSEVVLVSDRGGERWVYLDAGLFTGLVEAYGESLRYRLAVERTGGPFASATTEAILAGPTCDSLDVLYRRHRYRLPADLRPGDRVHFLSAGAYTASYSTVGFNGFAPLRVEFTGSTGAGSAGAGSAGAGPTG
- a CDS encoding magnesium transporter CorA family protein — encoded protein: MDVRFVRTSVADDGPVLTEHAVAELPQLLARTDGVTWVDVPTWDAQAEQVLTEVFGFHPLAIRDCRERNQVPKVHVYPGHVFLVLHAPHPGHGGHVHFVELDQFIGTNFLVTTHGPLNPAVDPAAATVETSSLIHRLESGRLRPTAAYELSHGLTSSLTGRLRTMIASLTQEVWGLEQRVTGGHLGDAEQFLEEMFRARHGLLAVETIASLSREVYARMAKIEAFGPAGELLLEDSVDQFERLRSMAHGQKEYLVGTIEFYQARTNTKMTIAAERLAVIAAVTLPITALSSIYGMNVIVNDETHYGQLAILLTIMLAMSISLLIWSKRKGWW
- a CDS encoding DUF3073 domain-containing protein, with protein sequence MGRGRQKAKQTKVARELKYHTSSIDVHALQRELTGGTQYQPHPPVAEADEDDDDDPYALYSKYVADEDDDATPGYASGRR